The following proteins are co-located in the Nonlabens ponticola genome:
- a CDS encoding amidohydrolase family protein — protein sequence MKNILYIVLAMLGTTALAQQMPAAPQTGAYTIMNGTAHIGNGEVIENSVIVIENGKVTAIADATTVRMAPKGEVIDATGMHVYPGFIAANTTLGLVEVDAVNASDDQRELGVFNPHIRSIIAYNAESRVVETMRPNGILIAQTVPRGGRISGQSSVVQLDAWNWEDAAVRMDDGIHVNWPASFRRSGSWPNYGPIEPSKDYDEDIEALRDFMRQAVAYKSTDNPADKDLKMEAMRRVLDGNANLYMHVSGEKAIVDVLAFAKANNVKNLVLVGARGAQEIAGDIAAAGVPVLAGRVHNLPAREDADFDMPYKFPKILADAGVTVALENSGSMERHQVRNVPFYAGTLTGHGVDAEQALMMITLNPAKILGIDADYGSLEEGKSATLFISQGNALDMRTNKLTRAFIDGRDISLDTRQKDLYERYMSKYERQK from the coding sequence ATGAAAAACATATTATATATAGTACTGGCGATGCTAGGCACCACTGCCCTAGCCCAACAAATGCCAGCCGCACCACAGACTGGAGCTTACACCATTATGAATGGTACCGCTCATATAGGTAATGGCGAGGTAATTGAAAATTCAGTCATTGTTATAGAAAACGGGAAAGTCACCGCCATTGCAGATGCTACCACGGTAAGAATGGCACCCAAAGGTGAGGTTATTGATGCCACAGGAATGCACGTGTATCCTGGCTTTATTGCTGCCAACACTACGCTAGGATTGGTAGAAGTTGATGCCGTAAATGCCAGTGACGACCAGCGCGAGTTGGGAGTTTTTAATCCGCATATACGTAGTATAATTGCTTACAATGCAGAGTCTCGCGTGGTAGAAACCATGAGGCCCAATGGTATATTGATCGCTCAAACGGTACCGCGTGGTGGTCGCATCTCTGGACAGTCCAGCGTGGTGCAACTAGACGCGTGGAACTGGGAAGATGCTGCCGTGCGCATGGATGATGGTATTCATGTGAACTGGCCTGCCAGCTTCCGTAGATCGGGATCGTGGCCTAATTACGGGCCTATCGAGCCTAGCAAGGATTATGATGAGGACATTGAGGCACTGCGCGACTTTATGCGTCAAGCGGTCGCTTATAAATCTACAGACAATCCAGCAGACAAGGACTTGAAAATGGAGGCGATGCGACGTGTTCTGGACGGCAATGCAAACTTGTACATGCATGTATCTGGTGAGAAGGCGATTGTTGATGTGTTAGCTTTCGCGAAAGCTAACAATGTAAAAAACCTAGTACTGGTAGGAGCTCGTGGTGCACAGGAAATAGCTGGTGACATTGCGGCCGCTGGAGTTCCCGTACTCGCAGGTCGTGTACATAACTTACCGGCACGTGAGGACGCCGACTTTGACATGCCGTACAAGTTTCCAAAAATCCTAGCAGATGCTGGAGTCACCGTTGCGTTGGAGAATTCTGGTAGTATGGAGCGTCACCAGGTGCGCAACGTGCCATTCTATGCAGGAACGCTCACTGGCCATGGCGTGGATGCGGAACAAGCCTTGATGATGATAACGCTCAATCCTGCCAAGATCCTAGGCATAGACGCTGATTATGGCTCGCTGGAAGAAGGTAAGAGCGCTACCCTATTCATATCACAGGGCAATGCGTTGGACATGCGTACCAATAAATTGACTCGCGCCTTTATCGACGGCCGTGACATCTCGCTGGACACCAGGCAAAAAGATTTATACGAGCGCTACATGAGTAAATACGAGCGACAAAAATAG
- a CDS encoding tyrosine-type recombinase/integrase: protein MTIKRYAPNTIDSYRGLLIAFQKFLGHDHPIDELQDRQIKEAVSEVVVAKSLAVATQKQLLSALKLYFKEMHRRDLDFYSVYPRVKPRPIPVILSTQEVGAILSHTKNLKHKAMLTLIYALGLRSGELINLKISDIDKHRKLVHIKSSKNKKDRIIPFPDGLGELLNKYYKEYQPTEFLFNGQSTNQYHAQSLRKVFHKSCKLAGINKKVTLHSLRHAYATHLMDAGTDLRVIKELLGHNSIKTTLIYTHVTNKTLQHLPNPLDFIK from the coding sequence CCAACACTATTGATTCTTATCGTGGTTTACTCATTGCCTTTCAAAAATTCCTAGGGCATGATCATCCTATCGACGAGTTGCAGGATCGTCAAATAAAAGAGGCAGTAAGCGAGGTAGTCGTAGCAAAGTCTCTTGCCGTTGCCACGCAAAAGCAACTACTGTCTGCACTAAAACTCTATTTTAAAGAGATGCACAGACGCGATCTTGACTTTTATAGCGTCTATCCTAGAGTAAAGCCTAGACCTATTCCAGTGATTTTGAGCACGCAGGAAGTAGGAGCAATTTTATCGCATACCAAAAACTTGAAACATAAAGCCATGCTAACGCTAATTTATGCGTTGGGATTACGCAGCGGCGAGCTCATCAATCTCAAAATCAGCGACATCGACAAACATCGCAAGCTGGTACACATTAAAAGTTCCAAAAACAAAAAGGATCGTATCATTCCTTTTCCTGATGGTCTGGGCGAGCTTTTAAATAAGTACTACAAGGAATACCAACCTACGGAATTCTTATTCAACGGCCAGTCCACAAATCAGTACCACGCGCAAAGCCTGCGCAAGGTGTTCCACAAATCGTGTAAGCTTGCTGGAATCAACAAGAAAGTTACACTGCACAGTTTGCGCCACGCCTATGCCACGCACCTCATGGATGCAGGAACTGATTTGCGTGTCATTAAGGAATTGCTGGGTCACAACAGTATCAAGACAACATTGATCTACACGCATGTAACCAATAAAACGCTTCAACACTTGCCCAATCCGCTGGATTTTATCAAATAA
- a CDS encoding amidohydrolase family protein, producing the protein MYMKKILFSILAMAAMTAQGQEYFPNNDDISAVSKSMRALTGATIITSPGKKLENASILIKDGKIVDVGRNIKIPKNAVVEDATGTFIYPSFIETYADFGMTVPKNESRGQQYDEGRQGFYWNDHIRAEQDAIDFYEYDSKKAESMMKAGYGVVQTHLHDGIARGTGMVVALNNNGDDSQRILNNKSGQFFSFDRSRQTNQSYPTSLMGTMALLRQSHFDADWYAAGNSKTKDRSLEALNANKNLVQYIEAGNKKNVLRADKVGDRVGKQFVIVGGEDALEMVDAIKATNAQLILPINFPDAYDVTDPYQEWYVNLADMREWKQAPANPKKLADAGVKYSITTHGLKSPDELHAKLMRAMQYGLTADQALAALTTTPAALLNLSSSIGTLEKGKHANFIVTSGELFEKDTDVYENWVQGSKHVLKDRGLLNVDGTYEAIVNGDTYELAISGDAKTVKVMLDSTKLGSKIVRNDDWITITTSQKDADDKTYTRWSMKLTESNPQMLKGKVYLPNGIERSFVARKQADKKAEDEKDDDDKEDEADQEMITDLGNMTYPNVAYGSKTKLKAETILFKNATVWTNEDAGILENTDVLVKNGKISKVGKNLSAGGARVVDASGMHLTSGIIDEHSHIAIDQGVNEAGHNSTAEVTIEDVVDHEDINIYRDLAGGVTTSQLLHGSANPIGGRSAIIKLKWGYSPQEMIYDNSPKFIKFALGENVKQSRYQNGIRFPQTRMGVEQVFEDYFTRAQEYDKSRGDNNFRYDEEMETLVEILNGERYVTCHSYVQSEINMMMKVAEKYGFTLNTFTHILEGYKVADKMREHGAGGSTFSDWWAYKYEVNDAIPYNGAIMHSQGVLTAFNSDDAEMSRRLNQEAAKAVKYGGVSEEEAWKFVTLNPAKLLHIDDRVGSIKEGKDADIVLWNHNPLDIKAIPEYTLVDGIVFFEKSRDVSFRESIKKERQQLTNEMIMAKNKGLKTQLAKQSTKTLYECETLHW; encoded by the coding sequence ATGTATATGAAAAAAATACTTTTTTCCATTCTGGCGATGGCGGCGATGACCGCGCAAGGCCAAGAATACTTTCCCAATAATGATGATATATCGGCAGTGAGTAAGTCGATGCGTGCCTTGACTGGTGCGACTATCATCACGAGTCCGGGAAAGAAGTTAGAAAACGCCTCGATCCTGATTAAGGACGGCAAAATTGTGGACGTAGGTCGCAACATTAAGATTCCTAAAAATGCCGTAGTAGAAGATGCTACCGGCACTTTTATTTACCCATCGTTCATTGAGACCTATGCAGACTTTGGAATGACGGTTCCTAAGAATGAGTCACGCGGTCAACAATACGATGAAGGTCGACAAGGTTTTTACTGGAACGACCACATACGTGCCGAGCAGGATGCCATCGACTTTTACGAGTACGACTCAAAGAAAGCCGAAAGCATGATGAAAGCTGGTTATGGTGTGGTACAAACGCACTTACACGACGGTATCGCTCGTGGTACTGGTATGGTTGTCGCGCTAAATAATAATGGTGACGACTCGCAACGTATCCTGAATAATAAGAGTGGTCAGTTTTTCTCATTTGACCGTAGTAGACAGACGAACCAGTCCTATCCTACTTCGCTTATGGGAACTATGGCTTTGTTACGTCAATCACACTTTGATGCAGACTGGTATGCCGCTGGCAATTCCAAAACCAAAGACCGCTCACTAGAGGCATTGAATGCCAATAAGAACCTGGTTCAATACATAGAAGCTGGAAATAAGAAAAATGTATTAAGAGCAGATAAGGTCGGTGATCGCGTAGGCAAGCAATTTGTCATTGTAGGTGGTGAAGATGCGCTAGAGATGGTGGATGCCATTAAAGCTACCAATGCACAACTAATTTTACCGATCAATTTCCCAGATGCTTATGACGTGACTGACCCTTACCAAGAATGGTACGTGAATCTCGCTGACATGCGTGAGTGGAAACAAGCACCTGCTAATCCTAAAAAATTGGCCGATGCTGGCGTGAAATACAGTATTACTACACATGGTTTAAAATCACCTGACGAGCTTCATGCAAAATTGATGCGTGCCATGCAATATGGATTGACCGCAGATCAAGCACTAGCTGCACTAACAACCACACCAGCAGCATTGCTTAACTTGAGTTCTTCTATTGGAACCTTGGAAAAAGGAAAGCACGCAAACTTTATCGTTACCAGTGGCGAGCTTTTTGAAAAAGACACTGATGTTTATGAAAATTGGGTTCAAGGATCCAAGCATGTGTTGAAAGATCGTGGTTTACTCAACGTGGATGGAACTTATGAAGCCATAGTAAACGGCGACACATATGAATTGGCTATCAGCGGCGATGCAAAGACGGTTAAAGTCATGCTGGACAGCACAAAATTAGGCAGCAAGATCGTGCGCAACGACGACTGGATTACCATCACGACATCCCAAAAGGACGCTGATGATAAAACCTACACGCGCTGGAGCATGAAATTGACCGAGAGTAATCCGCAGATGTTGAAAGGAAAGGTTTACTTACCTAATGGGATTGAAAGATCCTTTGTCGCTAGAAAACAAGCCGATAAGAAAGCAGAAGATGAAAAAGACGATGACGATAAAGAGGATGAAGCCGATCAAGAAATGATCACCGATCTAGGCAACATGACCTATCCTAATGTGGCTTACGGCTCTAAAACAAAACTCAAAGCAGAAACCATCCTATTTAAAAACGCGACCGTATGGACTAATGAAGATGCTGGTATTCTTGAGAATACCGATGTACTGGTCAAGAACGGTAAGATTTCTAAAGTAGGTAAAAACCTGAGCGCTGGTGGCGCTAGAGTGGTTGATGCCAGCGGCATGCACCTAACTAGTGGTATTATTGATGAGCACTCGCACATCGCCATTGATCAAGGTGTAAATGAGGCTGGACATAACAGTACTGCCGAGGTTACCATCGAGGACGTTGTTGATCACGAGGACATCAACATCTACCGTGATCTTGCTGGTGGCGTTACGACTTCGCAACTGCTGCACGGTAGTGCCAATCCCATTGGTGGCCGTAGTGCGATCATCAAGCTTAAATGGGGTTATAGCCCGCAGGAGATGATCTATGACAATTCACCTAAGTTTATCAAGTTTGCGCTGGGTGAGAACGTGAAGCAGTCCAGATACCAGAACGGCATACGTTTCCCGCAAACGCGCATGGGTGTCGAGCAGGTTTTTGAAGATTACTTTACACGTGCGCAGGAATATGACAAGTCTAGAGGCGATAACAACTTCCGTTATGATGAGGAGATGGAAACGCTGGTTGAGATTCTCAACGGCGAGCGCTATGTGACCTGCCACTCTTATGTACAGAGCGAGATCAACATGATGATGAAGGTGGCCGAGAAATACGGTTTCACACTCAACACATTCACGCATATTCTAGAAGGTTACAAGGTGGCTGATAAGATGAGAGAACACGGCGCTGGTGGATCAACCTTTAGCGACTGGTGGGCTTACAAGTATGAAGTGAACGACGCCATACCTTACAATGGTGCCATCATGCATTCACAAGGCGTTCTTACCGCGTTTAACAGTGATGATGCAGAAATGTCACGACGCTTGAACCAGGAAGCTGCCAAGGCTGTAAAATACGGTGGCGTGAGCGAGGAAGAAGCCTGGAAGTTTGTCACACTCAATCCTGCAAAACTGCTGCATATCGACGACCGTGTAGGTAGCATCAAGGAAGGTAAAGATGCAGATATCGTTTTGTGGAACCACAATCCGCTAGACATCAAGGCGATCCCGGAATATACCCTGGTAGATGGTATTGTGTTCTTTGAGAAATCTCGTGATGTTAGCTTTCGCGAAAGCATAAAAAAGGAACGTCAACAGTTGACAAACGAAATGATTATGGCAAAAAACAAAGGCTTGAAAACGCAGCTTGCCAAACAATCCACCAAGACCTTGTATGAATGTGAAACGCTACACTGGTAA